A part of Acipenser ruthenus chromosome 12, fAciRut3.2 maternal haplotype, whole genome shotgun sequence genomic DNA contains:
- the LOC131740026 gene encoding uncharacterized protein LOC131740026 — translation MGVGMEEEGEKVEEEGKGVIEKEGEMKEENRKEGEEERKVKMEDGLGREIGEEGGIEEEGVEGERGNKERKEGRMRMEEEKGEQGGMEEVVAGKGGTGKEGEVEKDVGIEGEKGEEAGVQREEKGGVEEGKLREKGMAGGVEGGVVEEEREKGEEGGEDGKVEEEGLEEEGEKIGVEGKEEDKGKDASVDEGRVERKGKEEGENGGKEKRVDEGEEEGEIGMEEEEEKGNERTVEAGLEKEEGKGEKGRVEEGGVEKKEKREWSLAGGVEEEKWREGEEEGEMGMEEGEQGDEGGVEEGKVEREKGKEEIEVEEDMGIEGDKGEEEGVAGQINEGKGEEGGMEGREEGGVEEGEVGEKDMAGGVEEGVVEEERDKGQDRGEEGEKEVEEGVEGVEEGKWKKRGEEGGKESRVEERGVKGEEEGEIAMEEEKGGKERTVEAGVEDDEGEEEMRRVEEGRVEKDKGEKGLARGVEQEEDVEGEEEGKIGMEGKEEEKGGNERTVEVGLEKEEGKGEKGRVEEGGVVKKEKREWSLAGGVEEEKWREGEEEGEMGMEEGEQGEEGGVEEEKVEREKGKEREVEEDMGIEEGEQGGVAGQIDEGKGEEGGVEGRKEGVEEGKLGEKGMAGGVEEGGVVEEEREKGEEEKEVEEGVEGVEVGKRKNTGEGGGKESRVEERGVEGEIAMEEEEEEEGGNKRTVEETVLSEWEPEENHPCPEPPESLPQKRRQRRGRGKRGSAKRTDSCPSETGFQIL, via the exons ATGGGAGTGGGAATggaagaggagggagagaaggtggaggagGAAGGAAAGGGGGTGATTGAAAAGGAGGGAGAAATGAAGGAAGAGAATAGGAaagagggagaagaggagagaaaaGTTAAAATGGAAGATGGACTGGGGAGAGAGATTGGTGAAGAGGGAGGAATTGAGGAAGAAGGAGTGGAGGGAGAAAGGGGGAATAAGGAAAGAAAGGAGGGAAGGATGAGAATGGAGGAAGAGAAGGGAGAGCAGGGAGGAATGGAGGAAGTGGTGGCAGGAAAAGGAGGAACTGGAAAGGAGGGAGAAGTGGAGAAAGATGTAGGAATTGAAGGAGAAAAGGGGGAGGAGGCAGGAGTACAACGAGAAGAGAAGGGAGGAGTGGAGGAAGGGAAGCTGAGAGAGAAGGGTATGGCTGGAGGTGTTGAGGGAGGAGTtgtggaagaggagagagagaagggggaggagggaggagaggatggAAAAGTTGAGGAGGAAGGACTGGAGGAAGAAGGGGAAAAGATAGGTGTGGAGGGAAAGGAGGAAGATAAGGGGAAAGATGCAAGTGTGGATGAAGGAAGAGTAGAAAGGAAGGgaaaggaggagggagagaatgGAGGAAAGGAGAAAAGAGTTGATGAAGGAGAAGAGGAGGGAGAGATAGGaatggaggaagaggaggagaaaggAAATGAAAGAACAGTTGAGGCAGGACTGGAAAAAGAGGAGGGCAAGGGggagaagggaagagttgaggagggaggagtggAGAAAAAAGAGAAGAGAGAGTGGAGCTTGGCAGGAGGAGTAGAGGAAGAGAAATGGAGGGAAGGAGAAGAGGAGGGTGAGATGGGAATGGAAGAAGGAGAGCAGGGAGATGAGGGAGGAGTTGAGGAGGGAAAAGTGGAGAGAGAAAAAGGAAAGGAGGAAATAGAAGTGGAGGAAGACATGGGAATAGAAGGAGATaagggagaggaggaaggagtTGCTGGACAAATAAATGAAGggaagggggaggagggaggaatggaaggaagagaggagggaggagtggAGGAAGGGGAGGTGGGAGAGAAGGATATGGCTGGAGGTGTTGAAGAGGGAGTTGTAGAAGAGGAGAGAGATAAGGGgcaggacagaggagaggagggagagaaagaggttGAGGAAGGAGTTGAAGGAGTGGAGGAAGGAAAGTggaagaagagaggagaggagggaggaaagGAGAGCAGAgttgaggagagaggagtgaaagGAGAAGAGGAGGGAGAGATTGCAATGGAGGAAGAGAAGGGAGGAAAGGAGAGAACAGTTGAGGCAGGAGTGGAGGATGATGAGGGGGAAGAGGAGATGAGGAGAGTTGAGGAGGGAAGAGTAGAGAAAGATAAGGGGGAGAAGGGTTTGGCAAGAGGAGTAGAGCAAGAGGAAGATGTGGAGGGAGAAGAGGAAGGAAAGATAGGCATGGAGGGAAAAGAGGAAGAGAAGGGAGGAAATGAAAGAACAGTTGAGGTAGGACTGGAAAAAGAGGAGGGCAAGGGggagaagggaagagttgaggagggaggagtggTGAAAAAAGAGAAGAGAGAGTGGAGCTTGGCAGGAGGAGTAGAGGAAGAGAAATGGAGGGAAGGAGAAGAGGAGGGTGAGATGGGAATGGAAGAaggagagcagggagaggagggaggggttgAGGAGGAAAAAGTGGAGAGAGAAAAAGGAAAGGAGAGAGAAGTGGAGGAAGACATGGGAATAGAAGAAGGAGAGCAGGGAGGAGTTGCTGGACAAATAGATGAAGGGAAGGGGGAGGAGGGTGGAGTGGAAGGAAGAAAGGAGGGAGTGGAAGAAGGGAAGTTGGGAGAGAAGGGTATGGCTGGAGGTGTTGAAGAGGGAGGAGTtgtggaagaggagagagagaagggggaggaagagaaggaggtggaggaagGAGTTGAAGGAGTGGAGGTAGGAAAGAGGAAGAATacaggagaggggggaggaaaAGAGAGCAGAGTtgaggagagaggagtggaggGAGAGATAGCaatggaggaagaggaggaggaggagggaggaaacAAAAGAACAGTTGAG GAGACTGTCCTGAGCGAGTGGGAACCAGAAGAGAACCACCCTTGCCCTGAACCCCCAGAG
- the LOC117417481 gene encoding galactose-3-O-sulfotransferase 3-like isoform X2, with translation MRWLKAVCCTHLRFMWMALMVFVVLCVGIQMFGVARHSRKEQILKQFATEKLFDKFEVERTTTSTQHQLEEEPSKIPFQEYRTRMEREQTFQTDRDRSHISQKPTPVSKDSYEKDSNLSFSDGTAQAIAQKIPKISMDTEISVPILSSMSQINCQDPSKKIIGAKSHSEVRIDSDGPVSALKAQTKTRQTDDLGPKESATSQGQISRLPVLLDITLHKNANPSPVTQSSIKQEGTPMANTDTKNHQIESPETLKQQPKTSKDQHSSVPLVSSVSIRDLLESSTLPELHAAALKKLDEASTSCQQKTHIVFLKTHKTASSTILNILYRFGDARNLTFALPRGKHNQLFYPFYFTAFSVEGFRSKTIKEYDIMCNHMRFHISEVRKVMPEDSFYFSILRNPVTMMESSFSYYKYIPAFSKVSTLDQFLQDPWSHYNASLPNNHYAKNLLMFDFGFNNNEKDERHLNLSITLIAKNFNLILISAYFDESMILLKNTLCWSLDDVVSFKLNSRNNKTKHQLSLETMEKIKEWNSLDWKLYLHFNRTFWRKIDESMGREKMQDEVKKLRDRRNQLMKICLQEGGAVDPSQVKDTSFKPFQYGAAEIQGYNLNPHLGDRTKTWCQRLITPELQYTASLYDKQFPDMVLKASVQNKTKQTHSQTWKASNAMMRQRRNLNHQGAENQNLRHSVYRKRGSKRTAQTNLPNMT, from the exons GTGGTTGAAGGCAGTGTGCTGCACTCACCTGCGCTTCATGTGGATGGCTTTAATGGTGTTCGTTGTTCTCTGTGTGGGAATCCAGATGTTCGGGGTGGCCAGACATAGCAG GAAAGAACAGATCCTAAAACAGTTTGCCACCGAAAAGCTGTTTGATAAGTTTGAAGTTGAAAGGACAACCACATCAACTCAACATCAATTGGAAGAAGAGCCCTCTAAAATACCTTTTCAAGAATACAGAACGAGAATGGAAAGAGAACAAACTTTCCAAACAGATAGAGACAGAAGCCACATATCCCAGAAACCCACACCAGTTTCCAAAGACAGTTATGAAAAGGATTCTAACCTAAGCTTTTCGGATGGTACAGCTCAAGCCATTGCACAAAAGATTCCCAAAATAAGCATGGacactgaaatatctgtaccgaTTCTGAGCTCTATGAGTCAGATCAACTGCCAGGATCCATCAAAGAAAATCATTGGAGCCAAAAGTCATTCAGAAGTTAGAATTGACTCTGATGGCCCAGTTTCTGCTCTCAAAGCACAAACAAAGACTAGACAAACAGATGACTTGGGTCCTAAAGAATCAGCTACCTCTCAAGGCCAAATCTCAAGGTTACCAGTTCTTctagatatcacattacacaaaaATGCTAACCCATCACCTGTAACACAAAGTTCCATCAAACAGGAAGGGACACCAATGGCAAATACAGACACCAAGAATCACCAGATTGAAAGTCCTGAGACTTTAAAACAGCAGCCAAAGACTAGCAAAGACCAGCATTCATCAGTCCCCCTTGTATCTTCGGTGAGCATCAGGGACCTGCTAGAAAGTAGCACCCTTCCTGAGCTCCACGCAGCAGCTTTAAAGAAACTAGATGAAGCAAGCACATCTTGCCAGCAAAAAACTCACATTGTGTTTCTCAAAACGCATAAGACAGCTAGCAGTACCATCTTGAACATTTTATACCGCTTTGGAGATGCCAGGAACCTGACTTTTGCCCTTCCCCGTGGCAAACACAACCAACTTTTTTATCCCTTCTATTTTACAGCTTTTTCCGTTGAAGGCTTTAGGTCAAAGACCATTAAGGAATATGACATCATGTGCAATCATATGAGGTTCCACATATCAGAG GTCAGGAAAGTAATGCCAGAAGATTCCTTTTATTTCTCCATCCTGCGGAACCCAGTCACCATGATGGAATCCTCTTTCTCTTACTACAAATACATACCAGCTTTCTCAAAAGTCAGCACACTGGACCAATTTCTTCAAGATCCCTGGAGTCACTACAACGCTTCACTTCCCAATAACCACTATGCAAAGAACCTACTGATGTTCGACTTTGGGTTTAACAACAACGAAAAAGATGAGAGGCATCTCAACTTGTCCATCACCCTAATAGCGAAGAACTTCAATCTCATTTTGATTTCAGCGTATTTCGACGAGTCAATGATCCTGTTGAAGAACACGCTCTGCTGGTCCCTTGACGATGTGGTTTCCTTCAAACtcaacagcagaaacaacaaaaCGAAACACCAGCTATCCCTGGAGACCATGGAGAAAATAAAAGAGTGGAACTCCCTTGACTGGAAGCTCTATCTGCATTTTAATAGGACATTTTGGAGGAAGATCGATGAGTCTATGGGGAGAGAGAAGATGCAGGATGAAGTCAAGAAGCTCAGGGACAGGAGGAACCAACTGATGAAGATCTGTCTCCAGGAAGGAGGGGCAGTGGATCCTTCCCAAGTAAAAGATACCTCCTTTAAGCCCTTTCAGTACGGAGCTGCTGAAATTCAGGGCTATAACCTCAATCCGCATCTGGGCGACCGAACCAAAACGTGGTGTCAGAGACTCATTACACCAGAGCTGCAGTACACTGCATCGCTGTATGACAAGCAGTTTCCAGACATGGTCTTGAAGGCCTCAGTTCAAAACAAGACAAAGCAAACACATTCCCAGACTTGGAAAGCAAGTAATGCAATGATGAGGCAAAGAAGGAATCTTAACCACCAAGGGGCTGAAAATCAGAACCTTAGACATAGTGTCTATAGGAAAAGAGGCTCAAAAAGAACTGCACAGACCAACCTTCCAAACATGACCTGA
- the LOC117417481 gene encoding uncharacterized protein LOC117417481 isoform X1, producing MHTMHQTPFQQRKPIKENAVFFWKTALPMWLKAVCCTHLRFMWMALMVFVVLCVGIQMFGVARHSRKEQILKQFATEKLFDKFEVERTTTSTQHQLEEEPSKIPFQEYRTRMEREQTFQTDRDRSHISQKPTPVSKDSYEKDSNLSFSDGTAQAIAQKIPKISMDTEISVPILSSMSQINCQDPSKKIIGAKSHSEVRIDSDGPVSALKAQTKTRQTDDLGPKESATSQGQISRLPVLLDITLHKNANPSPVTQSSIKQEGTPMANTDTKNHQIESPETLKQQPKTSKDQHSSVPLVSSVSIRDLLESSTLPELHAAALKKLDEASTSCQQKTHIVFLKTHKTASSTILNILYRFGDARNLTFALPRGKHNQLFYPFYFTAFSVEGFRSKTIKEYDIMCNHMRFHISEVRKVMPEDSFYFSILRNPVTMMESSFSYYKYIPAFSKVSTLDQFLQDPWSHYNASLPNNHYAKNLLMFDFGFNNNEKDERHLNLSITLIAKNFNLILISAYFDESMILLKNTLCWSLDDVVSFKLNSRNNKTKHQLSLETMEKIKEWNSLDWKLYLHFNRTFWRKIDESMGREKMQDEVKKLRDRRNQLMKICLQEGGAVDPSQVKDTSFKPFQYGAAEIQGYNLNPHLGDRTKTWCQRLITPELQYTASLYDKQFPDMVLKASVQNKTKQTHSQTWKASNAMMRQRRNLNHQGAENQNLRHSVYRKRGSKRTAQTNLPNMT from the exons GTGGTTGAAGGCAGTGTGCTGCACTCACCTGCGCTTCATGTGGATGGCTTTAATGGTGTTCGTTGTTCTCTGTGTGGGAATCCAGATGTTCGGGGTGGCCAGACATAGCAG GAAAGAACAGATCCTAAAACAGTTTGCCACCGAAAAGCTGTTTGATAAGTTTGAAGTTGAAAGGACAACCACATCAACTCAACATCAATTGGAAGAAGAGCCCTCTAAAATACCTTTTCAAGAATACAGAACGAGAATGGAAAGAGAACAAACTTTCCAAACAGATAGAGACAGAAGCCACATATCCCAGAAACCCACACCAGTTTCCAAAGACAGTTATGAAAAGGATTCTAACCTAAGCTTTTCGGATGGTACAGCTCAAGCCATTGCACAAAAGATTCCCAAAATAAGCATGGacactgaaatatctgtaccgaTTCTGAGCTCTATGAGTCAGATCAACTGCCAGGATCCATCAAAGAAAATCATTGGAGCCAAAAGTCATTCAGAAGTTAGAATTGACTCTGATGGCCCAGTTTCTGCTCTCAAAGCACAAACAAAGACTAGACAAACAGATGACTTGGGTCCTAAAGAATCAGCTACCTCTCAAGGCCAAATCTCAAGGTTACCAGTTCTTctagatatcacattacacaaaaATGCTAACCCATCACCTGTAACACAAAGTTCCATCAAACAGGAAGGGACACCAATGGCAAATACAGACACCAAGAATCACCAGATTGAAAGTCCTGAGACTTTAAAACAGCAGCCAAAGACTAGCAAAGACCAGCATTCATCAGTCCCCCTTGTATCTTCGGTGAGCATCAGGGACCTGCTAGAAAGTAGCACCCTTCCTGAGCTCCACGCAGCAGCTTTAAAGAAACTAGATGAAGCAAGCACATCTTGCCAGCAAAAAACTCACATTGTGTTTCTCAAAACGCATAAGACAGCTAGCAGTACCATCTTGAACATTTTATACCGCTTTGGAGATGCCAGGAACCTGACTTTTGCCCTTCCCCGTGGCAAACACAACCAACTTTTTTATCCCTTCTATTTTACAGCTTTTTCCGTTGAAGGCTTTAGGTCAAAGACCATTAAGGAATATGACATCATGTGCAATCATATGAGGTTCCACATATCAGAG GTCAGGAAAGTAATGCCAGAAGATTCCTTTTATTTCTCCATCCTGCGGAACCCAGTCACCATGATGGAATCCTCTTTCTCTTACTACAAATACATACCAGCTTTCTCAAAAGTCAGCACACTGGACCAATTTCTTCAAGATCCCTGGAGTCACTACAACGCTTCACTTCCCAATAACCACTATGCAAAGAACCTACTGATGTTCGACTTTGGGTTTAACAACAACGAAAAAGATGAGAGGCATCTCAACTTGTCCATCACCCTAATAGCGAAGAACTTCAATCTCATTTTGATTTCAGCGTATTTCGACGAGTCAATGATCCTGTTGAAGAACACGCTCTGCTGGTCCCTTGACGATGTGGTTTCCTTCAAACtcaacagcagaaacaacaaaaCGAAACACCAGCTATCCCTGGAGACCATGGAGAAAATAAAAGAGTGGAACTCCCTTGACTGGAAGCTCTATCTGCATTTTAATAGGACATTTTGGAGGAAGATCGATGAGTCTATGGGGAGAGAGAAGATGCAGGATGAAGTCAAGAAGCTCAGGGACAGGAGGAACCAACTGATGAAGATCTGTCTCCAGGAAGGAGGGGCAGTGGATCCTTCCCAAGTAAAAGATACCTCCTTTAAGCCCTTTCAGTACGGAGCTGCTGAAATTCAGGGCTATAACCTCAATCCGCATCTGGGCGACCGAACCAAAACGTGGTGTCAGAGACTCATTACACCAGAGCTGCAGTACACTGCATCGCTGTATGACAAGCAGTTTCCAGACATGGTCTTGAAGGCCTCAGTTCAAAACAAGACAAAGCAAACACATTCCCAGACTTGGAAAGCAAGTAATGCAATGATGAGGCAAAGAAGGAATCTTAACCACCAAGGGGCTGAAAATCAGAACCTTAGACATAGTGTCTATAGGAAAAGAGGCTCAAAAAGAACTGCACAGACCAACCTTCCAAACATGACCTGA